From the Chlorogloeopsis sp. ULAP01 genome, the window CTATTGATTATTGAAAAATAGAGAATCATGAATTAAAATACCTAAGTATTATTACTTAACAAGTAGTACATTTTTTACTAGAAAGTGTAAATATTTGATTTTGGGTAATTAATCTTAATTATTGTTTACACTTAAGAAAATTCAATACTAATTTGTAATTATTAATACAAATATTATTCCACCTACTATGATTTTTTCCATTTTGGTATTGCAGTTTGAAAATTTTTGTAGTGAAAACTCAAAACATTTCAGATTGAGTAACTTTAAGATAAATATAAGAAAAAGTAATCAATATAGAAGAGGTACTAAAGTCTGAAATAGGAACCATTTTTGAACTTTCGCTATCTATGTATAAGATTCATTGATAAATATAGCTGAATTAAAATAAAGTATCCATGATTAGTAGTGGTTTGCAAGCTTTTAATGGTTATCTGACAAACCGAGTATTTACCGATAGTTTAATGGAACTTTAATTATCTGCACTTGTTTACGATCTCCATTCCGATAGAATGACTTGGCAGAACCTTAAAATTCAAAACCGCTTTTGACAGCGACGCCCATGAATCAATTTAACAATGGTTTTACGCTATTTCTGAGTCTGCTAGTCGAGGCGATGCCTTTTCTACTGCTAGGAGTGTTTTTCTCCAGTTTGCTGCTATTTTTTGTTGATGAGCGCAAATTGGCAGACAAAATGCCAAAGAACCCACTTATGGGTGCATTAGTTGGCAGTATGGTAGGCTTTTTGTTCCCTGTATGCGAGTGTGGTAACGTGCCAGTAGCACGGCGGTTATTGATACAGGGAGTGCCGACTCCAGTGGCAATTGGCTTTTTGCTAGCAGCACCCACAATTAACCCAATTGTCATATGGGCAACTTGGACAGCATTTCACGATCAGCCAGAAATAGTAGTATTACGTGTAGTGTTTTCCCTATTAATCGCCACTATTGTTGCCTTTGTCTTTAGCTTTCAAAAAGACTTAACTCCTTTTGTTCAACCAACGATCGCGCGTTATTTAAAATTTAACCCAGCCTTAAGAACACAATCACAACGTGGCTCTAAAAATTATCAAATGCAGCAGCAAGTAGGCACATCTGCCCTATTACAGTCAGGCACATATCTATTGGGAGCAGGGCAAACCGTGCGTTTAGAAACTGCTGCTGAAGCCACAGCTTCTAGTTACGATAAACCCTTAGCAGCGAAACTTCGCCTAGTAATGGAAAATACTATTCAAGAACTGCGGGAGTTAGGGGGAGTACTAGTAATCGGTAGTGCGATCGCAGCGGCTATTCAAGTGCTAGCCCCCCGTGAGTTAATTCTCAGTCTAGGTGCAGGGCCAGTTAGTTCTATTACAGCTATGTTGGTATTAGCAGCAGTAGTATCAATTTGTTCTACCGTCGATTCCTTTTTTGCTCTGTCATTTGCCTCAACCTTTACCAGTGGTTCCCTATTAGCATTTCTGGTATTTGGCCCAATGATTGATATTAAAGCTGTTGGTCTTTTGTTATCAATATTTAAACCCCAAGCTATCTTTTACTTATTTGCTTTACCAGCACTATTGACATTCTTGTTCACTCTTACACTTAATTTGTACATCTTTTAACTTGTCCTTCGTTTTTTGTTCGTTTTTGACTAGTGACAAAAAACAAATAACCAATGACTAATAATCAGAATCGTAAAAATAGAATTATTAACAGGTTACTTTCCTGGCTAGATGTTTTCGCCATTACAGCCTGGGGTGTTTTACTGTTGAAATATTGGTTAACTAACAAGCTGAATTTGTTGATTCATCCAAATTTTTTTGGCTTAGTAATAGTAGCTGCTTTATGCTTACTAATAATCAGTATTTTCCGAGCCAAAGAACTATTACTCCTGTCTCGTCGAGAAGCAAGTACTAATGTCCAACATATAACTTTGTTTCCGCCAGGCTGGGGTAGTGCTTTCCTATTAACATCAGCTATTTTGGGCTTCATAATTACACCCCAAGTATTTGCTAGTGACAAAGCACTGCAAAGAGATTTGAGTGAGTTATTAGGTTCAACCCGCGTCAAACCCCAAGCGTTTCGTGCTGCTGTTCCTCCTGAAGAGCGATCGCTAGTAGATTGGGTGCGAATGCTGAATGTTTATCCAGAACCAGATAGATATCAAGGTAATAGAGTTAAGGTACAGGGATTTGTAATTCACCCACCACAGCTTGGAGAAGAACATTTATTATTAGCACGATTTGTTTTGACTTGTTGTGCAGCAGATGCTTATCCCGTAGGATTACCTGTCAAATTGTCAGAAAATCGCGAACAATACCCCCCTGATACTTGGTTGGAAGTAGAAGGACAAATGGCTACAGAAACACTAGCAGGTAAACGTCAACTGACAATTGTTGCTAACTCGCTCAAAAAAATTCCTCAACCTAAAAATCCCTATAGTTATTAGTTATTAGTTAGTGGTAAAGAAACTATTAACTACTGTACGGGCGGGTTTTGTAGAGTCACTTTCGGTTCCAACCGACAACTTATCTTCATAAACCCGCCCCTACTATCGACTAACTACTATCAATCAACCTATTTGCCAATGACTACTAAAAAAGCATTTTTCCAACCTCTAGATCGGGTGGCGATCGCCCTGATGTTGCTGTTAATTTTGCTCATTGGGCTATTAATATTGCAAGGTGATGCAGTTAAAGCTAATGTCAGAGAATTTACTTGGAAGCATATTCACTTAGAAGAAAGAGACATATCAACGAATGATACTTCCCAAGATAAAAAAATTGGGGCAGAATATAAAACTTTTATCCTCACCTTTAGCCGTCCGATGGACACTAAAAGCGTAGAGGAAAATTTGAAAATTGAGCCTCCGCTAGCAGGTACAATCAGTTGGGCTGGGCGACGTATGGGTTATACCTTCATTACCCCAGCACCCTATGGAACAACTTATAAAGTACAGCTAAAAGACGCGAAGGATAAATTTGCTGCTCAAGGTGGAAAAAAAAGTGTGATGCAACCTTTTAGCACCACTTTTAGCACCCGCGATCGCATTCTTCTTTATATCGGAGCAGAGCAAGAAGATCAAGGCAGATTAGTTCTCTACAACTTGACACAAGAGCAAAAAAAGATACTTACTCCCAAAGACTTGGTTGTATTGGACTTTCAGCCATTTCCAGATGGAGAGAAAATTTTATTTTCTGCTCGCCCTGCTAACAACCAAGATATATTGTCGGCTCAATTATATAAAGTAACTACTGGTTTTGCTGCACCACATCATCAAAATGCAGAATCCGCCAGTAAAGTTGATTTAATTTTAGATAATAAAGAATATCAAAACTTAAAATTTGACTTATCACCCGATGGACAAACTATTGTTGTTCAACGGGGAAATAAAAATAATCCTAACGACTTTGGCTTGTGGTTTATTCCAGCAAATGGAGACAATTCTGTAAAAAATGCCCCGCAACGCTTGCAAAGCCAACCGGGAGGAGACTTTATGATTACACCAGATAGTAAAGCTGTAGCAGTTGCTCAAGGGCAGGGAACAGCAATTTTACCCCTCCAGGCAGATGGTACAAAAC encodes:
- a CDS encoding permease yields the protein MNQFNNGFTLFLSLLVEAMPFLLLGVFFSSLLLFFVDERKLADKMPKNPLMGALVGSMVGFLFPVCECGNVPVARRLLIQGVPTPVAIGFLLAAPTINPIVIWATWTAFHDQPEIVVLRVVFSLLIATIVAFVFSFQKDLTPFVQPTIARYLKFNPALRTQSQRGSKNYQMQQQVGTSALLQSGTYLLGAGQTVRLETAAEATASSYDKPLAAKLRLVMENTIQELRELGGVLVIGSAIAAAIQVLAPRELILSLGAGPVSSITAMLVLAAVVSICSTVDSFFALSFASTFTSGSLLAFLVFGPMIDIKAVGLLLSIFKPQAIFYLFALPALLTFLFTLTLNLYIF
- a CDS encoding TIGR03943 family protein, producing the protein MTNNQNRKNRIINRLLSWLDVFAITAWGVLLLKYWLTNKLNLLIHPNFFGLVIVAALCLLIISIFRAKELLLLSRREASTNVQHITLFPPGWGSAFLLTSAILGFIITPQVFASDKALQRDLSELLGSTRVKPQAFRAAVPPEERSLVDWVRMLNVYPEPDRYQGNRVKVQGFVIHPPQLGEEHLLLARFVLTCCAADAYPVGLPVKLSENREQYPPDTWLEVEGQMATETLAGKRQLTIVANSLKKIPQPKNPYSY